From the Alteromonas sp. CI.11.F.A3 genome, the window CGCGGCAATCAGATAGTACTTTACGCATTTCGCCAGAACGTAGACGCAAGGTAACGTAGTTTCCGTCACGTGCTAGGATCTGAGCATAAGCACCGGCAGAACGTGCAATTTGTGCACCTTTACCAGGCTTCATTTCAATTGCGTGTACAACAGAACCTACTGGGATATTACGCATTGGCAATGTGTTACCAGACTTGATCGGAGCATCCGAACCAGACTGGATTGCATCACCAGCTTTCATACCCTTTGGAGCCAGAATGTAACGACGCTCACCATCTGCATACAATACTAGTGCAATGTTAGCAGAACGGTTAGGATCGTATTCTAAACGCTCAACAGCGGCTGGAATGCCGTCTTTGTTGCGTTTAAAGTCAATCACACGGTAGTGTTGTTTATGACCACCACCAATATGACGAGTTGTAATACGACCATGGTTGTTACGACCGCCAGATTTGCTGTTCTTTTCAAGCAAAGGTGCGTAAGGCGCGCCTTTGTGAAGGTCAGGGTTAGTAACCTGAACAACGTGACGACGACCGGCAGAAGTTGGCTTAGCTTTCAATAATGGCATTTCTAATCCCCTTCTTACTCAGCGCCACCGACAAAGTCGATGTCCTGACCTTCTTTAAGAACCACGTAGGCCTTTTTCCAGTCACTGCGTTTACCGAAAGACTGACCGTGACGCTTGGTTTTACCCTTAACGTTTACAGTACGAACACCTTC encodes:
- the rplB gene encoding 50S ribosomal protein L2; this translates as MPLLKAKPTSAGRRHVVQVTNPDLHKGAPYAPLLEKNSKSGGRNNHGRITTRHIGGGHKQHYRVIDFKRNKDGIPAAVERLEYDPNRSANIALVLYADGERRYILAPKGMKAGDAIQSGSDAPIKSGNTLPMRNIPVGSVVHAIEMKPGKGAQIARSAGAYAQILARDGNYVTLRLRSGEMRKVLSDCRATIGEVGNAEHMLRSLGKAGATRWRGVRPTVRGVAMNPVDHPHGGGEGRTSGGRHPVSPWGVPTKGKKTRSNKRTDKLIVRRRNK